A single window of Nitrospinaceae bacterium DNA harbors:
- the queE_2 gene encoding 7-carboxy-7-deazaguanine synthase, with translation MFVRLTGCPLRCTWCDTDYAFHGGERLSFEAILKQVRAYNCRLVEVTGGEPLSQAATTELISMLCDQGFDVLLETSGAIDTTPVDPRTHVILDVKCPGSGMVDHMDWTNLDRLSKNDEAKFVIKDRQDYEWAKDILARYELIDRCPVLFSPVFGELDLQPIAEWILEDQLPVRFQVQLHKFIWAPDMRGV, from the coding sequence GTGTTTGTCCGCCTCACCGGCTGCCCCTTGCGATGCACCTGGTGCGACACCGACTATGCATTTCATGGCGGGGAGCGCCTCTCGTTCGAAGCGATTCTCAAACAGGTACGCGCGTACAACTGCCGGTTAGTCGAAGTGACAGGCGGGGAACCTTTGAGCCAAGCCGCGACCACAGAGCTCATTTCCATGTTGTGCGATCAAGGATTTGACGTCTTGCTCGAGACCAGTGGAGCCATTGACACCACACCGGTCGATCCGCGTACCCATGTCATTCTCGATGTCAAATGTCCCGGCAGCGGGATGGTTGATCATATGGACTGGACCAATCTTGACCGTTTATCAAAAAACGACGAAGCGAAATTTGTCATTAAAGACCGTCAGGATTATGAATGGGCCAAAGACATATTAGCGCGCTATGAGTTGATTGATCGATGCCCGGTTTTATTCAGCCCCGTGTTTGGTGAACTCGATCTTCAGCCAATCGCTGAATGGATTCTTGAAGATCAACTGCCTGTTCGCTTTCAAGTTCAACTTCATAAATTCATTTGGGCCCCGGACATGCGCGGCGTGTAA